The DNA region ACGCCTCCACCGCCGCGGACAAGTACCGCGCCGAGGGCAAGACGGCCGAGGCGGACAAGTTCGACAACCTCGCCAAGATCGCGATCGGCAAGCAGATCGCGGCCGAGCAGGAGGTCAAGGACGCCGAGCCGAACCTCGCCTCGCAGAACGAAGCGGTCGAGAAGCTCAAGACCGGGCTCGCCGGCATGGAGCAGAAGCTCGAGGAGCTCCGTGCGAAGCGCGACAACCTCGTCGCCCGCTCGAAGACGGCCGAGGCGCAGTCCAAGGTCAACGACGCCCTCGGCAACATCGACGTGCTCGACCCGACGAGCGACCTCGGTCGCTTCGAGGAGAAGGTCCGTCGCGAAGAGGCCAAGGTCCTCGGACAGCAGGAGCTGCAGTCGTCGAGCCTCGACGCCCAGTTCGAGAGCCTCGAGGACGTCGGCAAGGACGCCGAGGTCGAGGCGCGACTCGCCGCACTGAAGTCCGGCGGCTCGTCGAGCCTCTGACCTTCCCGGACGACCTTCCCGGACGACGCCGGACCCCAGCTGACAGACTGAGACGATGCAGTTCCTCGTGGTCGGTCAGTGGCAGGGTTCGGCGTCGTCGCGCGCGATGCGCCTCGGGGACGGAGCGACCGCGATCGCGGCCGACCTCCCCCGTGCGTCCACCACCGTGGTCGACGTCCCCACCGGCGCGGGCGACCGGCTCGAGACGGCGGTCGCCCGCTACACCTCCGTGCTCGCCGTCGCCGACCGCGTGGCCGAGGAGACCGGCGTCGCGAGCGAACCCGTCCTCGTCGTCGGTGGGGACGGCGCGAGTGTCCTCGGCGCGACCGTGGGCCTCGGCCCGGACACCGCGTT from Curtobacterium sp. MCJR17_020 includes:
- a CDS encoding PspA/IM30 family protein, yielding MAKQTIFGRISTLVRANINQLIDDAEDPQKMLDQLVRDYTNNIADAKTAIAQTIGNVRLLEQDHEEDKRASSEWGQKAANASTAADKYRAEGKTAEADKFDNLAKIAIGKQIAAEQEVKDAEPNLASQNEAVEKLKTGLAGMEQKLEELRAKRDNLVARSKTAEAQSKVNDALGNIDVLDPTSDLGRFEEKVRREEAKVLGQQELQSSSLDAQFESLEDVGKDAEVEARLAALKSGGSSSL